From a region of the Synechococcus sp. PCC 7502 genome:
- a CDS encoding ComEC/Rec2 family competence protein, with protein MNVLFLFIWSLAFIGGCGVRTFFEGTSFPWLAAVIMLGLGAIGAGLIPFRLMMVNRWVWLMAGLIGAFATFYIQFRVPQPLPNDISKLAPLNQVTIRGELLDSPMTSGSGRGKFTLAAREIKLSSGEQKSVEGKLYVTTPLTQVTGLRPSQSIAITGNLYLPQPPNNPSGFDFKAFLGRSGIFAGLSGKSLKVLSDPPIFGDWWIRNRIVRTHVTGAGMPEGALLSSLVLGNRTIDLPSDIKQTFIEVGLAAALAASGFQVSIILGTVLAITSDNSNRLKFIAGTISLVGFLLLTGVSPSVLRAVVMGMGTLTGLVIGRQIRPVVGLTLAAMILLIIQPLWIKDLGFQLSFLATLGLVVSAGAIAKKLEWLPPLLATLLAVPIAAYFWTLPLQLYAFGKISAYSILANVLTTPLVSLGTIVGIVSGLLGIFFVPLGAVISWLLTAPMSLMIAIANGIRSLPGAITNAGSIALWQVLLGYGIILGIWLVPRVKKLWLPFSVIFLMILFIPGAITRSSLFQALVISSDRTPVMLIQDQGKVALINSGDQQIANFTLVPLFQKVGINQIDWAIATGSERNISAGWQVIKDKPIPIKNFASSVPISLTDSLADSGASVTALKLNQPLEFTNQSQIELINQSPNLIRIQTADTSWLLMTDAKPTSQKQLLNQAQLLPKLKAKIFWWTGEDLIPELLEAVQPTTAIASTSSQNKANQNKVTISADTISKLKAANIDFYQTNTDGAISWTNNQVQALKDRDDTESPI; from the coding sequence ATGAATGTTCTGTTTCTCTTCATTTGGTCATTGGCTTTTATTGGTGGCTGCGGAGTTAGGACTTTTTTTGAGGGGACAAGCTTTCCTTGGTTAGCTGCTGTGATTATGCTGGGACTGGGAGCGATCGGGGCGGGGCTGATCCCATTTAGGTTGATGATGGTTAATCGATGGGTGTGGCTGATGGCAGGGTTAATCGGAGCATTTGCCACTTTTTATATCCAGTTTCGAGTTCCTCAACCTTTGCCCAATGATATTTCTAAACTGGCACCGCTAAATCAGGTAACGATTAGGGGAGAGTTGTTGGATTCACCCATGACTTCGGGTAGTGGCAGAGGTAAGTTTACCCTCGCAGCAAGGGAAATAAAACTAAGTTCGGGAGAGCAGAAATCTGTAGAAGGTAAACTCTACGTTACTACCCCTTTGACCCAGGTTACGGGTTTAAGACCATCTCAAAGTATTGCCATCACGGGCAATTTATATTTACCTCAACCTCCTAATAATCCTAGTGGGTTTGACTTTAAGGCATTTTTGGGGCGATCGGGAATTTTTGCTGGACTTAGTGGCAAAAGTCTGAAGGTGCTGAGTGATCCGCCTATATTCGGTGATTGGTGGATTCGGAATCGAATTGTGCGTACCCACGTGACTGGGGCAGGAATGCCTGAAGGAGCCTTACTCAGTTCTTTGGTATTGGGAAATCGAACTATAGATTTACCCTCAGATATAAAGCAAACATTTATCGAGGTTGGTTTAGCAGCAGCACTGGCAGCCTCAGGCTTTCAAGTTTCTATTATTTTGGGAACAGTTTTAGCAATTACCAGTGATAACTCTAATAGGCTTAAATTTATAGCTGGAACTATTAGCTTGGTGGGATTTTTGCTCCTAACTGGCGTGAGTCCATCGGTTTTACGGGCTGTGGTCATGGGTATGGGTACTTTGACAGGTTTAGTTATTGGTCGCCAAATTCGTCCCGTTGTGGGTTTAACTTTAGCGGCAATGATTTTGTTAATAATTCAACCCCTATGGATTAAAGATTTAGGATTTCAGTTAAGTTTTTTAGCTACCTTGGGTTTAGTAGTTAGTGCTGGGGCGATCGCCAAAAAATTAGAATGGCTGCCACCTTTGCTTGCAACTTTATTAGCTGTACCGATCGCTGCTTATTTTTGGACTTTACCTCTGCAACTCTATGCCTTTGGCAAAATTAGTGCCTATAGTATTCTTGCCAACGTCTTAACTACGCCTTTAGTATCATTGGGAACCATAGTGGGGATAGTAAGCGGTCTGCTGGGGATATTTTTTGTACCTTTAGGGGCTGTAATTAGTTGGCTACTAACTGCTCCCATGTCATTAATGATAGCGATCGCTAATGGGATTCGGTCTTTACCTGGAGCTATTACCAATGCGGGATCAATTGCTCTATGGCAGGTACTACTAGGCTATGGCATTATTTTGGGGATTTGGCTTGTGCCTAGGGTTAAAAAACTATGGCTCCCTTTTTCTGTGATTTTTCTAATGATTCTATTTATCCCCGGTGCTATCACTAGATCATCGTTATTTCAAGCTTTAGTAATCTCTAGCGATCGCACGCCTGTCATGCTAATTCAAGATCAAGGCAAGGTAGCTTTAATTAATAGTGGAGATCAGCAGATTGCCAATTTCACCCTAGTACCATTATTTCAAAAGGTGGGGATTAATCAAATTGACTGGGCGATCGCCACTGGTTCGGAGCGTAACATATCCGCAGGATGGCAGGTTATTAAGGATAAACCAATTCCGATTAAAAATTTTGCTAGTTCTGTACCTATTAGCTTAACTGACTCTTTAGCCGATTCTGGTGCCAGTGTTACTGCTTTAAAATTAAACCAACCTTTAGAATTTACCAATCAGAGTCAAATTGAACTAATCAATCAAAGCCCCAACCTGATTCGGATTCAAACCGCTGATACTTCTTGGCTGCTAATGACTGATGCCAAACCAACTTCCCAAAAACAGTTACTTAATCAAGCTCAATTACTTCCCAAGCTAAAGGCAAAAATATTCTGGTGGACGGGAGAAGATTTAATTCCAGAATTATTAGAAGCAGTTCAACCTACTACAGCGATCGCTTCTACTTCCAGTCAAAATAAGGCAAATCAGAATAAAGTTACAATTTCTGCCGACACTATTAGTAAATTAAAAGCTGCCAATATTGATTTCTATCAAACTAATACCGATGGGGCGATCTCATGGACAAATAATCAAGTTCAGGCACTTAAGGATCGAGATGATACTGAATCCCCAATTTAA
- the rsmA gene encoding 16S rRNA (adenine(1518)-N(6)/adenine(1519)-N(6))-dimethyltransferase RsmA → MHPRKQFGQHWLKSDKALAKILQAANLQLTDRILEIGPGTGILTVKLLPLVRSLVAVEIDRDLCQNLRHRFAEPILEQKLELIEGDILSLPLPDCNKVVANIPYNITSPILEKLLGSISQPVAQFEQIVLLVQKEIGDRLVAKAGHKAYGAMSVRVQYLAECHFICDVPAKAFTPPPKVDSAVVCLLPRSPVKPASDPKFLETIIKLGFATKRKMLRNNLGAIIDRDRLVNILEAIQINPQVRAEDLSVEQWIQLSEYIK, encoded by the coding sequence ATTCATCCTCGTAAGCAATTTGGGCAGCATTGGCTAAAAAGTGATAAGGCTTTGGCAAAAATTCTCCAAGCTGCAAATTTACAACTAACCGATCGCATTTTAGAAATCGGACCTGGTACGGGCATTTTAACTGTGAAACTTTTACCATTGGTGCGATCGCTTGTTGCTGTAGAAATTGATCGTGACCTGTGCCAAAACCTACGCCATAGATTTGCTGAACCAATTTTAGAACAGAAATTAGAGCTAATTGAAGGTGATATTCTGAGCCTACCTTTGCCAGATTGCAATAAAGTCGTTGCTAATATTCCGTACAACATTACTAGCCCAATTTTAGAAAAACTTCTAGGCTCCATCAGTCAGCCCGTGGCGCAGTTTGAGCAAATTGTATTATTAGTCCAAAAAGAAATTGGCGATCGCCTAGTGGCAAAGGCAGGACATAAGGCATACGGAGCGATGAGTGTGCGGGTGCAGTATCTGGCAGAATGTCATTTTATTTGTGATGTTCCCGCCAAAGCTTTTACCCCACCGCCAAAGGTTGATTCAGCCGTAGTCTGTTTATTACCGCGATCGCCTGTTAAACCTGCCTCTGATCCAAAATTCCTAGAAACCATCATCAAGCTGGGATTCGCCACTAAACGTAAAATGTTACGCAATAACTTGGGGGCAATTATTGATCGCGATCGTCTCGTAAATATTTTAGAAGCAATCCAAATTAATCCACAGGTGCGGGCAGAAGACCTCAGTGTGGAGCAGTGGATTCAACTAAGTGAATATATAAAGTGA
- a CDS encoding TrkA family potassium uptake protein, translating into MGEQVPKTMQPSNTFIVCGLGSLGQSCVQAICDFGGSVRAIEQAQPLTWEIPELPVLLDKLVIGDCRQARILEEAGIYECRAILLVTSNERVNLETAFAVRSLNPDIRLIVRSGKQNLNDLLQEHLGDFIAFEPTQLPAPTFALAALSDEIVGFFTLDDQLVRVVQKQIDQSHKWAEVRIIYELNTRNRQILIHKSAQFSDQETTNTLFNRLELDTRIRTGDTLTYIELADSDLLERSQANQKQDGSQKFDSNLIWTNFQANYINFQQWLSESRTRMAAALCGVVVIVLTIVGTILFRLFYPGISLHDSFFTTISLILSGYGNIYSAIVSTDPGPQWLRFFGLILTIIGTGLLGLLYGLLTESLLSARFQFLSRRPPIPETDYVILVGLGRVGQKVAKLLQEFSQPLVAITNLEIDPTLLPNIPVIFGNINSALEKISLTKAKSLVAVTDDEMLNLELAMMTHAVNPQSRLVIRTFEQSFSKNLAQLLPYAEVLCANSISAEAFAAAAYGENVISLFRLHNQTVLVTEYFVETGDTLNGLILAQVKYGYGVVPVLHQEPHSTAKFMPSDDTRLNHSDRLVVLATIKSLQVIEVGTLIEPNWYVYIEKPMNKEAIFEGANVIVRVCNCSMPRAREVMENLPNRLNFALYKLQAQRLVRELLKAQVTGYIII; encoded by the coding sequence ATGGGTGAACAAGTACCAAAAACTATGCAACCTTCTAATACTTTTATAGTATGTGGACTAGGGAGTCTCGGACAAAGTTGTGTGCAGGCAATCTGTGATTTTGGTGGTAGTGTTAGGGCGATCGAGCAGGCGCAACCATTGACATGGGAAATTCCAGAACTACCAGTATTGCTGGATAAATTGGTTATTGGTGATTGTCGCCAAGCAAGAATTTTAGAGGAAGCGGGAATTTATGAGTGTAGGGCGATTTTGCTGGTTACTAGTAATGAAAGAGTTAACCTAGAGACGGCTTTTGCGGTGCGATCGCTTAATCCTGATATTCGTTTGATTGTGCGATCTGGTAAACAAAACTTAAATGATCTACTCCAAGAGCACTTAGGTGATTTTATTGCCTTTGAACCCACTCAGCTACCTGCACCTACTTTTGCCTTAGCTGCTTTGAGTGATGAAATTGTCGGTTTTTTTACCTTAGATGACCAATTAGTAAGAGTTGTGCAAAAGCAAATTGATCAAAGCCATAAGTGGGCAGAAGTAAGAATAATTTATGAACTCAATACCCGTAATCGCCAAATTTTAATACATAAATCCGCACAATTCTCTGATCAAGAAACAACAAATACCTTATTTAATCGCTTGGAATTAGATACCCGTATTAGGACTGGAGATACTTTAACCTATATTGAGTTAGCAGATTCCGATCTATTAGAGCGATCGCAGGCGAATCAAAAACAGGACGGAAGCCAAAAATTTGATTCCAACTTAATCTGGACAAATTTTCAAGCCAATTATATCAACTTTCAGCAGTGGCTTTCTGAGAGTCGAACCCGAATGGCAGCAGCGTTATGTGGGGTAGTAGTTATCGTATTGACTATAGTCGGGACTATTCTGTTTAGACTCTTCTATCCTGGGATTAGCCTTCATGACTCTTTCTTTACTACGATTTCATTAATCCTAAGTGGCTATGGAAATATTTACAGCGCAATTGTAAGTACTGATCCTGGACCACAGTGGTTAAGATTTTTCGGGTTAATTCTTACTATAATTGGAACTGGACTTTTAGGTTTACTCTATGGGCTTTTGACAGAGAGCCTTTTAAGTGCAAGGTTTCAGTTTTTATCGCGCCGTCCGCCTATACCTGAAACAGACTATGTGATTTTGGTGGGTTTGGGAAGAGTGGGACAGAAAGTAGCAAAATTATTGCAGGAATTTAGTCAGCCCTTAGTTGCCATTACGAATTTAGAGATTGATCCCACGCTTTTACCTAATATTCCAGTGATATTTGGCAATATCAATAGTGCTTTGGAAAAAATTAGCCTTACTAAAGCTAAGAGCCTAGTTGCTGTTACCGATGATGAAATGCTGAATTTAGAATTGGCAATGATGACCCATGCAGTAAATCCCCAAAGTCGCCTAGTAATTCGGACATTTGAACAAAGTTTTAGTAAAAATCTTGCCCAATTACTACCCTATGCTGAGGTTCTCTGTGCTAACTCAATTTCTGCGGAAGCATTTGCGGCGGCAGCCTATGGAGAAAATGTGATTAGTTTATTCCGGCTGCATAATCAAACGGTTCTGGTTACAGAGTACTTTGTGGAAACTGGTGACACTCTTAATGGCTTAATTTTGGCTCAAGTTAAGTATGGCTACGGGGTTGTACCTGTATTGCATCAGGAACCTCATAGTACAGCTAAGTTCATGCCCAGTGATGATACAAGATTAAATCATAGCGATCGCTTGGTGGTTTTAGCTACGATTAAAAGTCTACAAGTAATTGAAGTAGGCACATTAATTGAACCAAATTGGTATGTGTATATTGAGAAGCCTATGAATAAAGAGGCAATATTTGAAGGCGCAAATGTGATTGTACGAGTTTGCAACTGTTCGATGCCTAGGGCAAGGGAAGTAATGGAAAATTTACCGAATCGTCTGAATTTTGCTTTATATAAGCTACAGGCTCAAAGGTTAGTACGAGAATTGCTTAAAGCTCAGGTGACTGGATATATAATTATCTGA
- the alr gene encoding alanine racemase has translation MLKQNYRAWVEIDLSAIRHNIRTLKSLLSDSKELMAVVKADAYGHGAIAVSQAVLEAGATWLGVATIVEGVQLRNAGITAPILILGATNSPDEIKAIAENRLQPTICTIDQALSFNQILNEAWEEHSVSTVINSPVLVHLKIDTGMSRLGTSWQEAKDFIKLVHSLPYLKIHSIYSHLATADESDQTILRLQHQRFKQVISLLKEFNIQPHLIHIANTAGMMTNSDLHYDLVRCGLGVYGFYPAPHLKIHLKTQLKESLRPAMQVKARVTQVKNIAAGTGVSYGYSFIAPKDMRIATVAIGYADGVPRGLSNQLFVTVGDRSEPVAQVGTITMDQCLIDVTDVPEVKIGDVVTILGNSEDNNADRWAEILGTISWEILCGFKHRLPRLMRR, from the coding sequence ATGCTAAAGCAAAACTATAGAGCTTGGGTTGAGATTGATTTATCCGCAATTAGGCATAATATTCGCACCTTAAAAAGTTTATTATCTGACTCCAAAGAATTAATGGCAGTGGTTAAAGCTGATGCCTATGGACATGGAGCGATCGCTGTTAGTCAAGCCGTATTAGAAGCAGGGGCAACTTGGCTGGGGGTAGCTACAATTGTCGAGGGTGTGCAGTTACGCAATGCGGGAATTACCGCCCCAATTTTAATTTTGGGAGCAACTAATAGTCCCGATGAAATTAAAGCGATCGCCGAGAACCGATTACAACCCACGATTTGCACCATTGATCAAGCACTGTCATTTAACCAGATATTGAATGAAGCATGGGAGGAGCATTCTGTTAGTACTGTCATTAATTCTCCTGTGCTAGTTCATCTTAAAATTGATACGGGTATGTCTCGTCTGGGAACCTCTTGGCAGGAGGCAAAGGATTTTATAAAACTGGTTCACAGTTTGCCTTACCTAAAAATTCATAGTATCTATTCCCATTTGGCAACGGCGGATGAGTCTGATCAGACTATTTTGCGGCTTCAGCACCAGAGATTTAAGCAGGTAATTAGTTTACTCAAAGAGTTTAATATTCAACCCCATCTTATACACATTGCTAATACGGCGGGCATGATGACTAATTCAGATTTGCATTATGATTTAGTACGCTGTGGTCTAGGTGTATATGGGTTTTATCCTGCTCCTCATTTAAAAATACATCTAAAAACACAGTTAAAAGAATCCCTACGTCCCGCCATGCAGGTAAAGGCTCGAGTTACTCAAGTTAAAAATATTGCTGCTGGTACTGGAGTTAGCTATGGCTATTCCTTTATTGCTCCTAAGGATATGCGTATTGCCACCGTAGCGATCGGTTATGCCGATGGTGTGCCTAGGGGCTTATCTAATCAGCTTTTTGTCACTGTGGGCGATCGCTCTGAACCAGTAGCTCAAGTTGGCACCATTACGATGGATCAATGCTTAATCGATGTGACCGATGTACCTGAAGTGAAGATTGGCGATGTGGTGACGATCCTCGGAAATAGTGAAGACAATAATGCTGATCGCTGGGCAGAGATTCTCGGTACAATTTCTTGGGAAATTCTCTGTGGCTTTAAGCACCGACTACCAAGGCTCATGCGAAGATAA
- a CDS encoding M48 family metallopeptidase produces MMKSIKRLVVYALRRCRKFLLAVVITTLLAILVNPYSAHSLDLSDLLRIVPSVIQVVEISNISDTDEVKLGSQINRNILSQVRLSRNREANNLVKSIGAELVPQSDRPNIPYTFQVVDDPDINAFATMGGFVYINTGTIAAADNRAQLASVIAHEMGHIAGRHALEQVKQQAITQGIVSIVGADRNQIVNIGTELALRLPNSREAEFDADRRGLQNLNNADYAVQAMPDFMQKLARSSNNAPDFLNTHPAVKDRIVALNQMIRDNSLQGYKGLDNTAYQKRWRSARF; encoded by the coding sequence ATGATGAAAAGTATTAAGCGACTGGTTGTATATGCCCTGCGTCGTTGTCGTAAATTTCTTTTGGCAGTAGTAATTACGACGTTGTTAGCAATTTTGGTCAATCCCTATTCAGCCCATTCATTGGATTTATCAGATTTATTACGCATTGTGCCTAGTGTAATTCAAGTAGTAGAGATTTCTAATATTTCCGATACCGATGAAGTTAAATTGGGTAGCCAGATTAATCGTAATATTTTGTCTCAGGTGCGTTTGAGTCGAAATCGGGAAGCTAATAATCTGGTTAAAAGCATTGGTGCGGAGTTAGTCCCTCAGAGCGATCGCCCCAATATTCCCTATACATTTCAAGTTGTAGATGATCCTGATATAAACGCTTTTGCCACGATGGGGGGCTTTGTCTATATAAATACTGGTACTATTGCCGCCGCAGATAATCGAGCGCAATTGGCTAGTGTGATTGCCCATGAGATGGGTCATATTGCGGGTAGGCATGCCCTAGAACAGGTGAAGCAACAGGCAATTACCCAAGGGATTGTGTCTATTGTGGGTGCTGATCGCAATCAGATTGTGAATATTGGCACTGAGTTGGCTTTGCGGTTACCTAATAGTCGAGAAGCAGAATTTGATGCCGATCGCCGTGGACTCCAAAACCTGAATAATGCCGATTATGCTGTGCAAGCTATGCCAGATTTTATGCAAAAGTTAGCACGGAGTTCTAATAATGCCCCTGATTTTTTAAATACACATCCTGCGGTTAAAGATCGAATTGTGGCTTTGAATCAAATGATTAGAGATAATAGCCTTCAGGGATACAAAGGTTTGGATAATACTGCATATCAAAAACGCTGGCGATCGGCGAGATTTTAG
- a CDS encoding Uma2 family endonuclease, with amino-acid sequence MSVAQSPTDLILNVSDMVLHADHSQFERLCQLNPDLRLELTSTGELIIMAPAGWESSERNVK; translated from the coding sequence ATGTCCGTAGCTCAATCTCCAACGGATTTAATATTAAACGTCAGTGATATGGTTCTCCATGCCGATCACTCTCAATTTGAGCGTTTGTGTCAGCTAAACCCCGATCTGCGCCTAGAGTTAACAAGTACGGGAGAATTAATTATCATGGCACCCGCAGGCTGGGAGAGTTCGGAACGTAATGTCAAATAA
- a CDS encoding GNAT family N-acetyltransferase, which produces MADKSTDKRADKNPDNSKSSSFQIRLAHQRDVPHISHILVTSFYHQCPPLLYPLAVWSISLDLGLRLLDYSPYYACLVATSILSSEAIATLEVNLKDIPTLKSGKSDYWFNWHTTEQPYISNLAVHPHWRGQGIAFKLLTTVESKVRSWGFKYVYLHVLDSNNSALKLYQLSGYQVYKIDPEFSFNPFTSGKRLLMRKAL; this is translated from the coding sequence GTGGCAGATAAAAGCACAGATAAAAGGGCAGATAAAAACCCAGATAACAGTAAAAGTTCATCTTTTCAGATTCGTCTGGCGCACCAACGGGACGTACCCCACATTTCTCATATTTTAGTAACTAGCTTTTATCATCAATGTCCCCCGTTGCTTTATCCTTTAGCAGTATGGTCGATTTCCCTAGATTTAGGACTGAGGCTTTTAGACTATAGCCCCTACTATGCCTGCCTAGTTGCGACTTCAATTTTAAGTTCAGAAGCGATCGCCACCCTCGAAGTCAACCTTAAAGATATTCCCACCCTAAAATCGGGCAAATCTGACTATTGGTTCAACTGGCATACTACCGAACAACCCTACATTTCCAATCTGGCAGTTCATCCCCATTGGCGAGGGCAGGGCATAGCCTTCAAACTATTGACTACCGTGGAATCTAAGGTGCGTTCGTGGGGATTTAAGTATGTTTACTTGCATGTCCTAGACAGTAATAATTCTGCCTTGAAACTGTATCAACTTTCGGGCTATCAAGTTTATAAGATTGATCCAGAATTTAGCTTTAATCCCTTTACCTCTGGGAAAAGACTATTAATGCGTAAAGCTCTGTAA
- a CDS encoding homocysteine biosynthesis protein, producing MAQTVAEINAKIQNLTAKVLTVTELKQLVLEVGVKQATTQVDVITTGTFEPMESSGAVINLGQTDPPIKIRSCWLDGVSVYGGLGAVDLYLGASQEPDSEMTVNRGGGHIIADLIAGKSVNLKVLGKPNDCYPRASFETTITKDSINQFYLFNPRNLYQNFIVGVNSGDQILYTYLGALNPRLGNAVYANPGAIAPLWNDPDLRLIGIGTKIFMGGGIGYVAWEGTQHFPLQKRLPNRTPVAPAATLALIGDAKQMQPEWVRGCYFRNYGSSLMLGVGIPLPVIDEEVVAKAAVPDSEIVTSVFDFAIARRVKPSFGTVSYAALKSGTIRIDGINVRTAPVASIYRSEQVAEALKSWILAGEFTLTEPVAFLDSDRGFVSQD from the coding sequence ATGGCTCAAACCGTTGCCGAAATTAATGCCAAGATTCAAAACCTTACAGCTAAGGTACTTACTGTTACAGAACTAAAGCAACTAGTGCTGGAAGTTGGGGTTAAACAGGCTACTACCCAAGTCGATGTAATTACCACAGGTACCTTTGAGCCGATGGAATCTTCTGGAGCAGTTATTAACTTGGGACAGACCGATCCACCGATTAAAATTCGTAGCTGCTGGCTAGATGGGGTATCAGTTTATGGAGGCTTAGGAGCCGTAGATTTATATTTAGGAGCAAGTCAAGAACCTGATAGTGAGATGACGGTCAATCGTGGAGGTGGTCATATTATTGCCGACTTGATTGCTGGTAAATCTGTAAATCTTAAGGTACTTGGTAAGCCTAATGACTGTTATCCTCGTGCCAGTTTTGAGACAACAATTACTAAAGATAGTATTAATCAGTTTTACCTATTTAATCCGCGTAACTTATATCAAAATTTTATTGTGGGTGTAAACAGTGGAGATCAGATTCTTTATACTTATCTGGGGGCATTAAATCCCCGTTTAGGTAATGCTGTCTATGCTAATCCGGGAGCGATCGCGCCATTATGGAATGATCCAGATTTACGCCTAATTGGTATTGGTACCAAAATTTTTATGGGCGGTGGTATTGGCTATGTGGCATGGGAAGGAACTCAACATTTTCCTTTACAAAAACGCCTACCGAATCGTACACCTGTAGCTCCTGCTGCAACTTTAGCTCTAATCGGTGATGCTAAGCAAATGCAGCCTGAATGGGTAAGGGGTTGCTATTTTCGTAATTATGGCTCATCGCTGATGCTAGGTGTGGGGATTCCTTTACCAGTGATTGATGAAGAAGTTGTGGCTAAAGCTGCGGTTCCAGACTCGGAGATTGTGACTTCGGTGTTTGATTTTGCAATCGCCCGCCGAGTTAAACCCTCCTTTGGGACTGTAAGCTATGCGGCATTGAAGTCTGGAACAATTAGAATTGATGGCATAAATGTAAGAACTGCGCCAGTTGCCAGTATTTATCGCTCGGAACAAGTAGCTGAAGCTTTGAAATCATGGATTTTAGCAGGAGAATTTACCTTAACTGAACCTGTGGCATTTTTGGATAGCGATCGCGGATTTGTCTCTCAGGATTAA
- a CDS encoding aminotransferase class V-fold PLP-dependent enzyme: protein MTAPHTFNLAAIRSLYPALANKTYFNFGGQGVLSHQVLAKISENFAYVESIGSFSIAANSWVNQETSLLKSAIAHELNVKPETIALTENTTHGCNIALWSFKWQKGDRLLISDCEHPSILAIAKSLQARFGIEVDYFPLFVNADQSVAIETIQKHLQPQTRMVMFSHICWNTGQVLPLAEIITVCHAQDVLVAIDAAQSVGVLPLDLQALDVDFYAFTGHKWWNGALGVGGLYINPRIFASSQPTFAGWRSLVYGSPTVAWRQDAQKFEVATSTYPLYGALKTAIAQGNTFGNQTERYARICELSKYLWEALQEVPNVECIKKEPPKCGLVSFAIANQSHAQVSQYLETNHQIIIRSIPTPDCLRASLQYLNTMDDIKLLVDVLKTL, encoded by the coding sequence ATGACCGCCCCGCATACTTTTAACCTCGCAGCTATCCGATCGCTCTATCCCGCCCTAGCAAACAAAACCTATTTTAACTTTGGAGGACAAGGGGTCTTATCTCATCAAGTCTTAGCTAAAATTTCGGAAAACTTTGCCTATGTCGAATCCATTGGTTCTTTTTCCATCGCTGCTAATAGTTGGGTAAACCAAGAGACTAGCTTATTAAAATCGGCGATCGCCCACGAACTTAATGTAAAACCTGAAACCATTGCCCTCACTGAAAATACGACCCACGGCTGTAATATTGCCCTGTGGAGTTTTAAGTGGCAAAAAGGAGATCGGTTACTAATTTCTGATTGTGAGCATCCTAGTATTTTGGCGATCGCTAAATCTTTGCAAGCTCGGTTTGGCATTGAAGTTGACTATTTTCCATTATTTGTAAATGCCGATCAGTCCGTGGCGATCGAGACCATTCAAAAGCATCTCCAGCCGCAAACTCGCATGGTCATGTTTAGTCATATCTGCTGGAATACAGGACAAGTGTTACCTTTAGCAGAAATCATTACGGTTTGCCATGCTCAAGATGTCCTAGTAGCCATAGATGCGGCTCAGTCCGTGGGAGTTTTACCCTTAGATTTACAAGCTTTAGATGTGGATTTTTATGCCTTCACTGGTCATAAGTGGTGGAATGGAGCTTTAGGCGTGGGTGGACTTTATATTAATCCTCGCATTTTTGCTAGTTCACAGCCTACGTTTGCGGGTTGGCGCAGTTTGGTTTATGGCTCTCCTACAGTGGCATGGAGACAGGATGCTCAAAAATTTGAAGTGGCAACTTCTACCTATCCTCTCTATGGAGCTTTAAAAACAGCGATCGCCCAAGGGAATACCTTTGGAAATCAGACTGAAAGATATGCTCGTATTTGCGAACTCAGTAAATATCTATGGGAAGCTTTACAGGAAGTTCCTAACGTAGAATGTATTAAAAAGGAACCACCAAAATGTGGATTAGTTAGTTTTGCGATCGCTAATCAGTCCCATGCTCAGGTTTCTCAATATTTGGAGACAAATCATCAAATTATTATCCGCTCAATTCCCACGCCAGATTGCCTAAGGGCTTCTTTACAATATCTCAACACTATGGATGATATTAAGCTTTTGGTAGATGTTCTTAAGACTCTTTAA
- a CDS encoding MgPME-cyclase complex family protein, with translation MPQTYYFIAASRKFLVEQEPLSEFLKERAKNYSDRRKEIDFWFIENPAFLEAPELAAIRNICPSPSAAVISTDPQVIRWLKLRLEFVAVGEFIAPSTSIPDPLAVLSFS, from the coding sequence ATGCCCCAAACCTATTACTTCATTGCTGCTAGTCGTAAATTTTTGGTTGAGCAAGAACCATTAAGTGAATTCCTGAAAGAAAGGGCTAAAAATTATAGCGATCGCCGCAAAGAAATTGACTTTTGGTTTATTGAAAATCCTGCCTTTCTCGAAGCTCCAGAATTAGCTGCAATTAGAAATATTTGTCCATCCCCCTCTGCCGCAGTTATCTCTACTGACCCCCAAGTGATCCGTTGGCTCAAGCTAAGATTAGAATTTGTCGCTGTGGGTGAATTCATAGCTCCAAGTACATCCATACCCGATCCCTTAGCTGTATTAAGCTTTAGTTAA